Proteins encoded in a region of the Isoalcanivorax pacificus W11-5 genome:
- the gspJ gene encoding type II secretion system minor pseudopilin GspJ, giving the protein MRRQAGFTLLEVIIAIAIFALMYVIAQASFSESLNSRAMLAEHATRQETKQRALIFLAQDIEQLIARPVRDPFGDPQPAVRGTLEYFEFTRLGWANPFDLRDRSQMQRVAYLLDEEQRLVRRHWPALDVNVGTEPTDTVMLEEVETLQFRYLGQGPEGDWQWRELWPDVDLEQTPPLFQALPKSIEMEIRMEDGSRLHRYFRTVLNPWSQT; this is encoded by the coding sequence ATGCGCCGTCAGGCCGGTTTCACCCTGCTTGAAGTCATCATCGCCATCGCCATTTTCGCGCTGATGTACGTGATTGCGCAGGCTTCTTTCAGCGAATCCCTGAACAGCCGCGCGATGCTGGCCGAGCACGCCACCCGGCAGGAAACCAAACAGCGTGCGCTGATTTTCCTGGCCCAGGATATCGAGCAACTGATTGCGCGTCCGGTACGCGACCCGTTCGGTGATCCGCAACCGGCGGTACGCGGCACACTGGAATACTTTGAATTTACCCGACTGGGGTGGGCCAACCCGTTCGATCTGCGCGACCGCAGCCAGATGCAGCGCGTCGCCTACCTGCTGGATGAAGAGCAGCGGCTGGTACGCCGCCATTGGCCGGCGCTGGACGTCAACGTGGGCACCGAGCCGACCGATACCGTGATGCTGGAAGAGGTGGAGACACTGCAATTCCGGTATCTGGGCCAGGGCCCGGAAGGGGACTGGCAATGGCGCGAGCTGTGGCCGGATGTGGATCTCGAACAGACCCCGCCGCTGTTCCAGGCGCTGCCGAAAAGCATCGAGATGGAAATCCGCATGGAGGACGGCAGCCGCCTGCATCGCTATTTCCGTACCGTGCTCAATCCCTGGAGCCAGACATGA
- the gspI gene encoding type II secretion system minor pseudopilin GspI — protein MKQRGFTLLEVLVALGVLVFGVMALMQSMSTAAVNTVMLDERTQAYMVASDKLVEMQVYQQWPENGTQDEKLEPPEDDEHGRTWQIRTIISNGPYPDTRRVDIEVGPESRLGGDRQVIYILTSLLGRPAPETTATGDDPGSGGEGGGGES, from the coding sequence ATGAAGCAGCGCGGGTTCACGCTGCTGGAAGTACTGGTGGCGCTGGGGGTATTGGTGTTTGGCGTGATGGCGCTGATGCAGAGCATGAGCACTGCCGCCGTGAACACCGTGATGCTGGATGAGCGCACCCAGGCCTACATGGTTGCCAGCGACAAGCTGGTGGAGATGCAGGTCTACCAGCAATGGCCGGAAAACGGCACCCAGGATGAAAAACTCGAGCCGCCCGAGGACGACGAGCACGGTCGCACCTGGCAGATCCGGACCATCATCAGCAATGGCCCTTATCCCGATACCCGTCGCGTGGACATCGAAGTCGGCCCGGAAAGCCGTCTCGGTGGCGATCGTCAGGTGATCTATATCCTGACCAGCCTGCTCGGCCGGCCCGCTCCGGAAACCACCGCCACGGGCGACGATCCCGGCAGTGGCGGTGAAGGTGGCGGAGGGGAAAGCTGA
- the gspM gene encoding type II secretion system protein GspM, whose product MNEQIREAREQTLKALEPARQWYATLQYREQVAVAVLGAALVLMLIYLLMWKPVLDARQAAVQRYLSQAQVVDWMQDNAEVVRAARSGQRNTPTMQGDWISVINASASRAGLTLRGFTPEGNDAARVQLEQQPFAPVITWLQTLQQEQGVRAAAVEISTGQTPGTVNVRATLRRGS is encoded by the coding sequence ATGAACGAACAGATTCGGGAAGCACGCGAACAGACACTCAAGGCACTCGAACCGGCCCGCCAATGGTATGCCACGCTGCAGTACCGCGAGCAGGTGGCGGTGGCGGTTCTCGGCGCCGCGCTGGTACTGATGCTGATCTATCTGCTGATGTGGAAGCCGGTGCTGGATGCGCGCCAGGCGGCGGTACAGCGCTACCTGTCACAGGCCCAGGTGGTGGACTGGATGCAGGACAACGCCGAGGTGGTGCGCGCTGCCCGCAGCGGACAGCGCAACACACCGACCATGCAGGGCGACTGGATCAGCGTGATCAACGCCAGCGCGTCACGCGCCGGGCTGACACTGCGCGGCTTTACGCCGGAGGGCAACGACGCTGCCCGCGTGCAGCTCGAGCAGCAGCCATTCGCCCCGGTGATCACCTGGCTGCAGACCCTGCAGCAGGAGCAGGGCGTGCGGGCCGCCGCCGTGGAAATCTCCACCGGCCAGACGCCGGGTACCGTCAACGTGCGGGCGACGCTGCGACGGGGGAGCTGA
- the gspK gene encoding type II secretion system minor pseudopilin GspK, with protein MRGARQRGMALMVVMMMVALMAVVATEVMFRQDRFRARTENLTDWDKRYQYAIAAETVAIQALIDDLEDDRLNNALLDDCIEETWAVSLPPTPYEDAVLSATVQDLQGRFNLNWLIAQQGNEFVRDELWRERLAALLGNTLVDPGKAQVLSHELADWLDSNNIVDGVEGAEDAEYRWRRTPNGPVAHESEMRALRSMTAADIPSAAFWSLFTALPPGTKLNVNTASLPVLDALFADTVGEAGTQQIKTLREEAAITSIDELMAQAPFAALEEQQRTQIAERLDVRSSYFQVMVDVQHNDQRSRLVTRLQRLEQGPTEVFSRQLVPILGPLEPPCNPFYNEATTQQTTGADNEG; from the coding sequence ATGAGGGGCGCGCGGCAGCGGGGCATGGCGCTGATGGTGGTGATGATGATGGTGGCCCTGATGGCCGTCGTCGCCACCGAAGTCATGTTCCGTCAGGACCGTTTCCGTGCCCGCACGGAAAACCTGACCGACTGGGACAAGCGCTACCAGTACGCCATCGCCGCCGAGACCGTGGCGATCCAGGCGTTGATCGATGACCTGGAAGATGACCGTCTTAACAATGCGCTGCTGGATGACTGCATCGAGGAAACCTGGGCCGTGAGCCTGCCGCCGACTCCTTACGAGGATGCCGTGCTCAGCGCCACCGTGCAGGACCTGCAGGGCCGCTTCAACCTGAACTGGCTGATCGCCCAGCAGGGCAACGAATTCGTCCGTGACGAACTCTGGCGCGAGCGGCTGGCCGCACTGCTGGGCAACACACTGGTTGATCCCGGCAAGGCCCAGGTGTTATCACACGAACTGGCTGACTGGCTGGACAGCAACAATATCGTTGACGGGGTGGAAGGCGCGGAAGACGCCGAATACCGCTGGCGCCGCACACCCAATGGCCCGGTGGCACACGAATCCGAGATGCGCGCGCTGCGCAGCATGACGGCCGCCGACATTCCGTCGGCGGCGTTCTGGAGCCTGTTCACGGCGTTGCCGCCGGGCACCAAACTGAACGTCAACACCGCCTCGCTGCCGGTGCTGGATGCCCTGTTCGCCGATACCGTGGGCGAAGCGGGCACCCAGCAGATCAAGACGCTGCGCGAGGAGGCGGCCATCACCTCGATTGACGAGCTGATGGCGCAGGCGCCGTTCGCGGCACTGGAAGAGCAGCAGCGCACACAGATCGCCGAGCGGCTGGACGTGCGCTCGAGCTATTTCCAGGTGATGGTGGATGTACAGCACAACGACCAGCGCAGTCGGCTGGTGACGCGATTGCAGCGGCTCGAACAGGGCCCGACCGAGGTCTTCAGCCGGCAACTGGTGCCGATCCTGGGACCGCTCGAACCGCCCTGCAATCCTTTCTACAATGAGGCCACGACACAACAGACAACCGGTGCCGACAATGAAGGATGA
- a CDS encoding pilus assembly FimT family protein produces MPISTIANCSGKAALRQRGFTLVEILVVVTLVAVFAAVLIPNLHIGSERELDQGAVRLQELLVAVGEQSVFSGELLGVRLKEDRIEAMRFDPEAQKFVPFGGDSRAGLGSWDLGDDLRLSWELEKVEQDGGSSPFTAGFGLVEAAEARLTAGEKDDDKDSRPQLFFFPSGEATPAHFKLELIGSDRMPVELELDALSRATLIKDEEE; encoded by the coding sequence ATGCCGATCTCAACTATCGCGAACTGCAGCGGTAAGGCGGCGCTCCGGCAGCGTGGCTTCACCCTGGTCGAGATACTGGTGGTGGTCACGCTGGTGGCGGTGTTCGCCGCAGTGCTGATCCCCAACCTGCATATTGGCAGCGAGCGGGAGCTGGATCAGGGCGCCGTGCGGTTGCAGGAACTGCTTGTGGCAGTCGGTGAACAGAGTGTGTTCAGCGGCGAGTTGCTCGGTGTCCGGCTGAAAGAAGACCGGATCGAGGCGATGCGGTTTGATCCGGAAGCACAGAAGTTCGTCCCCTTTGGCGGGGATTCCCGCGCCGGTCTGGGCAGCTGGGATCTCGGCGATGACCTGCGGTTGAGCTGGGAACTGGAGAAGGTCGAGCAGGATGGCGGCAGCAGCCCGTTTACCGCCGGCTTCGGGCTGGTGGAAGCTGCCGAGGCACGGCTCACCGCCGGTGAGAAAGATGATGACAAGGACAGCCGCCCGCAATTGTTTTTCTTCCCCAGCGGCGAAGCCACCCCGGCGCACTTCAAACTGGAACTGATCGGCTCCGACCGCATGCCGGTGGAGCTGGAACTGGATGCGTTGTCACGGGCCACGCTGATCAAGGACGAAGAAGAATGA
- the gspL gene encoding type II secretion system protein GspL, with protein sequence MKDDSTIIYLPAGTLRVESPDAVTVAWHVPGEGISRGTLSDALATLSGPVRAVLSSGDVLLTNVELSKRQARHMQKVLPFLLEESLLTTTDDMWYAHGKPVDGAYPVLACERDGLEQLLDWFASAGDITLLGAWVDADLLRGHAPCVARLDNDLLCIPAPGQALVLPATELEQIPVLLGIDTAEFTRIDHLEALFSAFAEGLQGDVIALLHSDLRPAVEHSGWRQMMQPWWPVTRLAAGVLMCVWVLLLVQQWQYNRAAEAQAAEAVALYQELFPGSSRPQLLQREFRTQLERLGGGGAGAGFLTLMAPVGDIIGGATDQGVTPRRVQFDERENTLLVDITAKDFSVLESLREKMQSAGLSAEIGTARSEASGVTARMRVGQG encoded by the coding sequence ATGAAGGATGACAGCACAATAATTTACCTGCCTGCCGGCACCCTGCGCGTGGAAAGCCCCGACGCAGTGACGGTCGCCTGGCATGTGCCCGGCGAAGGGATCAGCCGCGGTACCCTGAGCGACGCACTGGCGACGCTCAGTGGCCCGGTGCGCGCCGTGCTTTCCTCGGGGGATGTCCTGCTCACCAATGTGGAACTGAGCAAACGCCAGGCGCGGCACATGCAGAAAGTGCTGCCGTTCCTGCTGGAAGAATCCCTGCTCACCACCACCGATGACATGTGGTACGCCCACGGCAAGCCGGTGGACGGCGCCTACCCGGTGCTGGCGTGTGAACGCGACGGGCTGGAGCAACTGCTCGACTGGTTCGCGTCGGCCGGGGACATCACCCTGCTGGGCGCCTGGGTCGACGCGGACCTGCTGCGTGGCCACGCCCCCTGCGTGGCGCGGCTGGACAATGACCTGCTGTGCATTCCTGCGCCGGGCCAGGCCCTGGTGCTGCCCGCGACGGAGCTGGAGCAGATACCCGTACTGCTGGGCATCGATACGGCCGAGTTCACGCGCATTGATCATCTCGAGGCACTGTTCAGCGCTTTTGCGGAAGGGCTGCAGGGGGACGTGATTGCCCTGCTGCACAGCGACCTCCGGCCGGCGGTGGAACACAGTGGCTGGCGTCAGATGATGCAACCCTGGTGGCCGGTGACCCGGCTTGCCGCCGGTGTACTGATGTGTGTCTGGGTGCTGCTGCTGGTGCAGCAATGGCAATACAACCGTGCGGCCGAGGCGCAAGCGGCCGAAGCGGTGGCGCTGTATCAGGAACTGTTTCCCGGCAGTTCGCGGCCACAGCTGCTGCAGCGGGAGTTCCGCACGCAACTGGAACGCCTCGGTGGCGGCGGTGCCGGCGCCGGCTTCCTGACGTTGATGGCGCCGGTGGGTGACATCATCGGTGGCGCCACCGACCAGGGCGTGACGCCGCGCCGGGTGCAGTTCGATGAACGGGAAAACACATTGCTGGTGGACATTACGGCGAAGGATTTTTCTGTGCTGGAAAGCCTGCGCGAGAAAATGCAGTCGGCCGGCCTCAGCGCCGAAATCGGCACCGCGCGCAGTGAAGCCAGCGGGGTGACGGCACGTATGCGGGTAGGGCAGGGCTGA